The Streptomyces sp. NBC_00102 genome segment AGAGCTGCTCCAGCGGGCCCCGGACCGTGTCGACGGTCTGGATGCGCGACATCGGCGCGATCCGCCACTCCTGGAGGAGGAGTCCGGTGCGGACGTAGACCGCGTCCTCGGTGACCTCCCAGCGGTGGGTGTGGAACCACCAGCGGGGCAGCACCACCGCGCAGCACACGCCGAGCCCGGCCGTGACCGCCGCGGAGAGCAGCAGCCACGGCCGGGCCGGGGAGATGAGGGCGGCGAGGACGCCGAGCGGCACCAGTGGCGCCGCCGTCAGCAGCAGCCACTGGGCCCGCCACCAGCCGACGGCACGCCGGTCGAGCGAGTTCGCCGGAGGCCGCAGGCGCGGCGCCCCCTCCCCCGCGGTCACCGTCCCCTTCACGGCGTCATCGGCTCAGCGACCGCGCAGCGAGCGGTAGGTGGCGACGAGCGCCGCCGTCGAGCTGTCCAGCTGCTCGCCGCCGGTGCCCTCGGTGAGGACCGGCTCGATCTTCTTGGCGAGGACCTTGCCCAGCTCGACGCCCCACTGGTCGAAGGAGTCGATGTTCCAGATCGCGCCCTGGACGAACACCTTGTGCTCGTACAGCGCGATGAGCTGGCCGAGGACCGAGGGGGTGAGCTTCTCGGCGAGGATCGTCGTGGTCGGGTGGTTGCCCTGGAACGTCTTGTGCGGGACCAGTTCCTCGGGCACGCCCTCGGCGCGGACCTCTTCGGGCGTCTTGCCGAAGGCGAGCGCCTGGGTCTGCGCGAAGAAGTTGGCCATCAGCAGGTCGTGCTGCGCGATGAGTCCGGGCAGCAGGTCGGTGACCGGGGCGGCGAAGCCGATGAAGTCGGCCGGGATGACCTTGGTGCCCTGGTGGATCAACTGGTAGTACGCGTGCTGGCCGTTGGTGCCCGGGGTGCCCCAGACGACCGGGCCGGTCTGCCACTCCACCGGGTTGCCGTCCCGGTCCACGGACTTGCCGTTGGACTCCATGTCCAGCTGCTGCAAGTAGGCGGTGAACTTGGAGAGGTAGTGGCTGTAGGGCAGCACCGCGTGCGCCTGGGCGTCGAAGAACTGGCCGTACCAGACGCCCAGCAGGCCCAGCAGCAGCGGAGCGTTCTCCTCTGCCGGGGCGGTGCGGAAGTGCTCGTCGACGAGGTGGAAGCCGTCGAGCATCTCGCGGAACCGGTCCGGGCCGATGGCGATCATCAGCGAGAGGCCGATGGCGGAGTCGTAGGAGTAACGGCCGCCGACCCAGTCCCAGAACTCGAACATGTTGGCCGTGTCGATACCGAAGTCCGACACCTTCTCGGCGTTGGTCGACAGTGCCACGAAGTGCTTGGCGACGGCGTCCTGACCGGCCTTCAGCTCGGTGAGGAGCCAGTCGCGGGCGGAGGTGGCGTTGGTGATCGTCTCGATGGTGGTGAACGTCTTCGAGGCGATGACGAAGAGCGTCTCGGCGGCGTCCAGGTCGCGGACGGCCTCGTGGAGGTCGGCGCCGTCGACGTTGGAGACGAAGCGGAGGGTGAGGGAGCGGTCCGTGAAGGAGCGCAGCACCTCGTACGCCATGGCGGGGCCCAGATCCGAGCCGCCGATGCCGATGTTGACGATGTTCTTGATGGGGCGGCCGGTGTGGCCGGTCCACTCGCCGGAGCGGACCCGGTCGGCGAAGCCGGCCATCTTGTCCAGGACCGCGTGCACGGCCGGCACGACGTTCTCGCCGTCCACCTCGATCACCGCGTCGCGCGGGGCGCGGAGCGCGGTGTGCAGGACGGCGCGGTCCTCGGTGGTGTTGATCTTGTCGCCGCGGAACATGGCGTCCCGCAGCTCGGCGACCCCGGTGGCGGCGGCGAGGTCGCGCAGCAGACGCAGCGTCTCGTCGGTCACCAGCTGCTTGGAGTAGTCGATGTGCAGGTCGCCCACCCGGAGGGTGTAGGCGGCGCCGCGGTCGGCGTTCTCGGCGAACAGCTCCCGCAGGTGGGTCCCGCCCAGTTCCTCGCGGTGCTTGCCGAGGGCCGCCCACTCGGGCGTCTGGTTGAGCTTGGTTCGGCTTTGTGCGTTCATCCCGGGTATCAGCCCATTCTTCTCGTACCTGCTCCCCGCTGCTCCCCCCAACCTAATTGATCCCGGTCGCGGGTGCTGCGCGGGCATGGCCCGGTGCGGGACATCGTGCGTGCGCGGGCAAGGAAAAGCGTTCCGGCCGGCACCCAGGGGGTGGCCGGCCGGTGAACGGGGCGGTACGGAAAAGCGGCGGCTCTCGCCGGAAGGAACTCGGGAGGCGGGAGCCGGGCGGGGTGTTCTCAGATCTCGCCGCGGAGCTTGGCGAGCGCCTCGGCGAGAATGGCCTCGCCGTCCGCGTCACTGCGTCGCTCGCGCACGTACGCGAGATGCGTCTTGTACGGTTCCGTGCGCGGCGGGTCGGGCGGGCTGTCCTTGTCCTGGCCCGCCGGAAAGCCGCATCGGGGGCAGTCCCAGGTCTCCGGTACCTGCGCGTCATGGGCGAAGCTCGGCTGCGTCTCGTGCCCGTTCGAGCACCAGAAGGAGATGCGGAGGCGCGGCGCGGACTCGCCCCGCTCGGCCTCACCCATCGGCCCCGCTCCGACCCGGCTTCCCCGGATCGCGTTGCCACTTGCCACGGTCGTAACTCCCTGCGTGATGCTGCTCGAAGATGCCCCAGTCTACGTAAGGCCCAACGCGCGTCCAGTGATTGGAGTTACACGGTCACCGGCAATCGCGGACGATGCGTCAGCTGTCCAGCTTGATGAGCAGGCCGAGTGCCACAATGCTCGCGAACCAGCACAGGCCGACGACCACGGTGATGCGGTCGAGGTTGCGCTCGGCCACCGAGGAACCGCCGACCGAGGACTGCATGCCGCCACCGAACATGTCGGAGAGGCCGCCGCCCTTGCCCTTGTGCATCAGCACCAGCAGCATCAGCAGCAGGCTGAAGACGATCAGGGCGATCTCGAACGCCAAAATCACGGCTGGTCCCTACTTTCCGGAAATTCCTGGACTGCTTCTGAGAAAACTGCTTCTGAGTAAATTCATTCACGCACAACGGGGGCCGAGGGTGGAACCCACCCCGGCCCCCGCAAGGGTACGACGGATCGGCGCTAGCGCATACTCACTGGTCGCGGAAGCGGACGATCTTGACGAACTCGTCGGCGTCCAGCGCCGCACCGCCCACGAGGGCGCCGTCGACGTCGGGCTGCGCCATGATCGCGGCGACGTTGCCGGACTTCACGGAGCCGCCGTACTGGATGCGGACCGCGTCGGCCAGCTCCTGCGAGTAGAGCTCGGCGAGACGGCGGCGGATGGCTCCGCACACCTCCTGGGCGTCCTCGGGGGTGGCGACCTCGCCGGTACCGATCGCCCAGACCGGCTCGTAGGCGATAACGATCGACTCGGCCTGCTCGGCCGGGACGTCCTTGAGGGCGCCGTCGAGCTGAGCGAGGGTGTAGGAGACCTGGTCGCCGGCCTTGCGGATGTCCAGGCCCTCGCCGACGCAGAGGATCGGGGTCAGCCCGTGCTTGAAGGCGGCCTTCACCTTGGCGTTGCAGATCTCGTCGTTCTCGCCGTGGTACTGGCGGCGCTCGCTGTGGCCGACGGCCACGTACGCGCACTTCAGCTTGGCGAGCATGGAGCCGGAGATCTCGCCGGTGTACGCACCGGAGTCCTGCGCCGAGATGTCCTGGGCGCCGTACTTGATCTTCAGCTTGTCGCCGTCCACCAGGGTCTGCACGGAGCGCAGGTCGGTGAAGGGCGGCAGGACGGCGACCTCGACCGCGTCGTAGTCCTTGTCGGCCAGCGCGAAGGCGAGCTTCTGGACGTGGGCGATGGCCTCGAGGTGGTTGAGGTTCATCTTCCAGTTGCCCGCCATCAGCGGGGTACGGGTGCTCATCTGGCTCAGTTCTCCAATGCGGCAAGGCCGGGGAGCGACTTGCCCTCGAGGTATTCGAGGCTGGCGCCGCCACCGGTCGAGATGTGGCCGAAGGCGTTCTCGTCGAAGCCCAGGATGCGGACGGCGGCGGCGGAGTCGCCACCCCCGACGACGCTGAAGGCCGGGGAGTCGACGAGCGCCTGGGCGACCGCGCGGGTGCCCTCGGCGTAGTCGGGGTGCTCGAAGACGCCCATCGGGCCGTTCCAGAAGACGGTGGCCGCGTCGGCGAGCTTCGCCGCGTACAGCTTGCGCGTCTCGGGGCCGATGTCCAGCCCCTCCTGGTCCGCCGGGATCGCGTCGGAGGCGACGACGGTGGGGTTGGCCGGGGCCTTCGTCTTGAGGTCCGGGAACTCGGAGGAGACGAGGACGTCGACGGGGAGCACGAACTCCACGCCGCGCTCGTCGGCGCGCTTGAGGTACTCCTGCACCTTGGGGACCTGGTCCTCCTGGAGCAGCGAGATGCCGACCTCGTGGCCCTGGGCCTTGAGGAAGGTGTACGCCATGCCGCCGCCGATCAGGATGCGGTCGGCCTTCTCCAGCAGGTGGTCGATGACGCCGAGCTTGTCGGAGACCTTGGCGCCGCCGAGGACCACGGCGTAGGGGCGCTTGACGTCGCTGGTGAGCTTCTTCAGGACGCCGACCTCGGTGGCGATGAGGTAGCCGGCGAAGTGCGGCAGCCGGGCCGGGAGGTCGAAGACCGAGGCGTGCTTGCGGTGCACCGCGCCGAAGCCGTCGCCCACGTACACGTCGGCGAGGGTGGCGAGCTGGTCGGCGAAGGCGCCGCGCTCGGCGTCGTCCTTGGACGTCTCACCGGCGTTGAAGCGGAGGTTCTCGACGACGGCGACCTGGCCGTCGGTGAGGGCGGCGACCGTGGCCGTGGCGGACTCGCCCACGGTGTCGGTGGCGAACGCGACCTCGGTGCCGAGCAGTTCACCGAGCCGGGCGGCGGCGGGGGCCAGCGAGAACGCCGGGTCCGGGGCGCCCTTCGGGCGGCCGAGGTGCGAGGCGACGATGACCCGCGCGCCGGCCTCGGCGAGCTTGGCGACGGTCGGCTGGACGGCGCGGATGCGGCCGTCGTCGGTGATGGTGGTGCCGTCGAGCGGCACGTTGAGGTCGGCGCGGACGAATACCCGCTTGCCGGCGACCCCTTCGGCGAGAAGTTCGTCGATCGTCTTCATCTGTTCCAGGACTCCTTGGAAAGGACGGATGAGCACGCGAGAAGGCTCGGACGGCGCTGCGTCGCGCCGTCCGAGCCCCTCACTACATCGAGATGCCTGCCGATCCGAGGATCAGAGCTGGCCGCCGACGAAGACGGTCAGGTCGACGAGGCGGTTGGAGTAGCCCCACTCGTTGTCGTACCAGCCGAGGATCTTCACCGTCTTGCCTTCCTGAACCATCGTCAGGGAGGAGTCGAAGGTGCAGGACGCCGGGTCGCTGACGATGTCCGAGGAGACGATCGGGTCCTCGGTGTACGCCAGGTAGCCCTTCAGGTCGCCGTCGTCGGCGGCCTTCTTGAACGCGGCGTTGACCTCGTCCTTGGTGACCTCGCGCTGCAGCTCGACGACCAGGTCGGTGGCGGAACCGGTCGGGACCGGGACGCGCATCGCGATGCCGTCGAGCTTGCCCTTGAGCTGGGGCAGAACCAGGGCGGTGGCCTTGGCGGCACCCGTCGTGGTCGGGATGATGTTCTCGGCGGCGGCGCGGGCGCGGCGCAGGTCCGAGTGCGGGAAGTCCAGGATGCGCTGGTCGTTCGTGTACGCGTGGACCGTCGTCATCAGGCCCTTGACGATGCCGAAGTTCTCGTCGAGAACCTTGGCCATCGGCGCCACACAGTTGGTGGTGCAGGAGGCGTTGGAGATGACGTGGTGGTTGGCCGCGTCGTACTTGTCCTGGTTGACGCCCATCACGATGGTGATGTCCTCGTCCTTGGCCGGAGCCGAGATGAGGACCTTCTTGGCGCCACCGGCGATGTGCTTCTCGGCGTCGGCCTTCTTGGTGAAGATACCGGTCGACTCGATGACGATGTCGACGCCCAGCTGACCCCAGGGGATGTCGGCCGGGTTGCGCTCGGAGAGCACCTTGATGGTGTGGCCGTCGACGGTGATGGTGTCGGCGGTGTGGCTGACCTCTGCCTTGAGACGACCCAGAATGGTGTCGTACTTCAGGAGGTGAGCCGTGGTCGCGGTGTCACCCAGGTCGTTGACAGCCACGATCTCGATGTCCGCACCCTGCTCCAGCAGCGCGCGGAAGTAGTTACGACCGATGCGGCCAAAGCCGTTGATGCCTACGCGGATCGTCACGAACCGATCTCCTCGTTAGGTACGCCGGGTTTCGACGCCACGGCGAGATGTATGGGATGTCCCCGACCGGTTCCGACCCTACCTCTCATGTGGCCCGCGGGTGACATCGAGAGGCCCCCTACGCACCCCGATACGCCCTACTGACCAGTAGGAACATGCGGCTCCCGTCCGCCGGGTGCCCACCGGCCACCGTTCGGACCAAAAAACCGCCCCCTGTCCCGCGACGACCGGAAATGTGCCCAACGCCCGTACACACACGGACGATCAGGGCGGGATTGCCGGTGGAGTGCCGGACCCGGCCGACACCCCGCGCGCCCTCGCGGGACCCTTCCCCGGACGGCGGAACAGCCGCCGCCGGCGTCTCCGTGAAGGGAACGCCGGCGGCGGCCGTATACGACGGTGCGGGCCCGGGACGGCCCGTCGGACCGGTCTCAGCCGACCAGACCGTCCGCCATCTCCTCGCTGAGGGTGGACTCGGTACCCGGGATGCCGAGGTCCTGCGCGCGCTTGTCGGCCATCGCCAGCAGCCGGCGGATGCGCCCGGCGACGGCGTCCTTGGTCAGCGGCGGGTCGGCGAGCGCGCCCAGCTCCTCCAGCGATGCCTGCTTGTGCTCCATGCGCAGCCGTCCGGCGGCGGCGAGGTGTTCGGGGACCTCCTCGCCCAGGATCTCCAGGGCGCGGCCCACGCGGGCACCGGCGGCCACGGCGGCGCGGGCGGAGCGGCGGAGGTTGGCGTCGTCGAAGTTGGCGAGCCGGTTGGCTGTCGCCCGGACCTCGCGCCGCATCCGGCGCTCCTCCCAGGCCAGCACGGACTCGTGGGCGCCGAGGCGGGTCAGCAGGGCGCCGATCGCGTCGCCGTCGCGGACCACCACGCGGTCGACCCCGCGGACCTCGCGGGCCTTGGCGGCGATGGAGAGCCGGCGCGCGGCCCCGACCAGCGCGAGCGCCGCCTCGGGACCGGGGCAGGTGACCTCCAGCGAGGAGGACCTGCCCGGCTCGGTGAGCGAGCCGTGCGCCAGGAAGGCCCCGCGCCAGGCCGCCTCGGCGTCGCAGGTGGCCCCCGAGACCACCTGCGGGGGCAGCCCGCGGATGGGACGGCCGCGGCCGTCCACGAGACCGGTCTGGCGCGCCAGCTGGTCACCGCCCGCCACCACGCGTACGACGTACCGGGAGCCGCGCCGCAGCCCGCCGGGGGCCATCACGATCAGCTCCGAGGCGTGCCCGAAGATCTCCAGGATGTCGCGCTTGAGCCGGCGGGCCGCCATCGCGGTGTCCAGCTCCGCCTCGATCACGATCCGGCCGCTCACCAGGTGCAGCCCGCCCGCGAAGCGGAGGATCGCGGAGACCTCCGCCTTCCTGCAGCAGGTCCGGGTGACGGGAAGCCGAGAGATTTCGTCCTTCACCGCTGGCGTCATCGCCATGGGCCGATCCTTCCATGCATCCGAAAAATACGGTCGTACGCGGCGGCCAGCAGCTCCGGATCATGAATCGGAACGCCGTCTGGCGAGGCCACCGGCGCCAGCTCCACCGCGGCGCCGAGCCGCTTCGCGGCATCGGCGAGGGACTCGCGGTCAGGCACGGCGGCCTCATCGGCCAACACCACGTCCAAGGCGAGTTTAGGGGCGTGTCGCCCCAAAACCTCCAAATGACGCTGCGGGGAGAAGCCATCTGTTTCGCCGGGTTGCGGCGCGAGGTTCAGCGAAAGCACCTTCCGGGCCTTCGTCGCGACCAGCGCGTCGAGCAGATCGGGGACGAGCAGATGGGGGATGACGGAGGAGAACCAGGAGCCCGGCCCGAGCACCACCCAGTCCGCGTCCAGAACGGCCTCGACGGCCTCCGGGACGGCCGGAGGGGCGTGCGGGACCACCTGCACGGACTGCACCTCGCCCGGGGTGAGCGCCACCGTCGCCTGGCCGCGTACGGTCACGATCTCGTCGGGCCGCTCCGGCTCGTGCCCCCTGACCTGTGCCTGGAGCTCCAGCGGTACGGCGGACATGGGCAGCACCCGGCCGTGCGCGCCGAGCAGCGTGCCGACCAGGTCGAGCGCCTGCACGTGGTCGCCGAGCTGCTCCCAGAGCGCCACGATCAGCAGATTGCCCACCGCGTGGCCGTGCAGGTCGCCCCGGGACTCGAAGCGGTGCTGGGTGACCCTGGCCCAGGTCTGTCCCCAGTCGTCGTCCCCGCAGAGGGCCGCGAGGGCCTTGCGCAGGTCGCCGGGCGGGAGCACGCCGAACTCGTCGCGGAGCCGGCCACTGGAACCGCCGTCGTCGGCGACGGTGACGACGGCGGTCAGGTCACCGGTGATGCGGCGCAGGGCGGCGAGCGAGGCCGACAGCCCGTGGCCGCCGCCGAGGGCGACGACCTTGGGCGGTCCGCCGCGCCGGCGGCCGGAGCGGAGCGAGCCCGCCCGGCTCAGCCTCCGCAGCCGCAGGTTGACGCTGGTCACTCGCGCCCCATGTCCCGGTGGACGAGGACGGTCTCGATGCCTTCGGCGGCGAGGCGGGCGGAGAGTTTCTCCGACATCGCGACGGAGCGGTGCTTGCCGCCCGTGCAGCCGACCGCGATGGTCACGTAGCGCTTGCCCTCGCGGCGGTATCCGGCGGCGACGAGCTGGAGCAGCTCGGTGTACTGGTTGAGGAACTCCTTGGCGCCCGGCTGGTCGAAGACGTACGCGGACACCTCCTCGTTGAGGCCGGTGAAGGGGCGCAGCTCGGGCACCCAGTGCGGGTTCGGCAGGAAGCGGCAGTCCACCACGAGGTCGGCGTCGACCGGCAGACCGTACTTGTAGCCGAACGACATCACCGTGGCGCGCAGCTCCGGCTCCTGGTCGCCGGCGAACTGGGCGTCCATCTTGGCCCGCAGCTCGTGGACGTTGAGGCTGGAGGTGTCGATGACCAGGTCGGCGTCGCCGCGCAGCTCGCGCAGCAGGTCGCGCTCGGCCGCGATGCCGTCGACGATCCGGCCGTCGCCCTGGAGGGGGTGGGGTCGGCGGACGGACTCGAAGCGGCGGACCAGGGCGTCGTCCGAGGACTCCAGGAAGACGATCCGGCGGGTGACGTGCTTGGTCTCCAGGTCCGCCAGGGACTCCCGGAGGTTGTCGAAGAAACGGCGTCCGCGTACGTCGACGACGACGGCGATCCGGGCCACGTTGCCCTGGGAACGCGCGCCGAGCTCGACCATGGTCGGGATCAGGGCGGGCGGGAGGTTGTCGACGACGAACCAGCCGAGGTCCTCCAGACACTTCGCGGCGGTGGACCGGCCGGCGCCGGACATCCCCGAGATGATCACCAGTTCGGGGATGGCCGTCGGGACGGCGTCGCCCGTCTCGTTGGTGGTGCCCGTGCTCACGTGTGCTCCGTTGGTTCGGTCCGGGTCCGGCTGCGTGGGTTCTGCGTGGCGGTGCTCATGGTCGGTCATGGCGTACCCCCGTCGTTTTCGTCGATGATCTCTCCTGTGGCCGTGTTCACGGCGGGTGCGGCCGGGGCGGCCGTGGCGAGGGCCGCGGCCACCGACTCCGCGGTCCTGCGGCCTATCCCCTGGACCTCACAGATCTCGTCGATTGTCGCCTGCCGCAGCTTCTTGACGGAGCCGAAATGCTTGAGCAGCGCGAGTTTCCGGCTCTCGCCGAGGCCGGGGACGCCGTCCAGAGGGCTGCTGCGGACCCGCTTGGCGCGTTTGGCCCGCTGGTAGGTGATGGCGAAGCGGTGGGCCTCGTCGCGGACGCGCTGGAGGAGGTAGAGGCCCTCGCTGGAGCGGGGCAGCACGACGGGATCGTCGTCGTCGGGCAGCCAGACCTCTTCAAGGCGCTTGGCGAGTCCGCAGACGGCGATGTCGTCGATGCCCAGCTCGTCCAGGGCACGCTTCGCGGCGGCCACCTGGGGCTGCCCGCCGTCGACCACGACGAGCTGCGGCGGGTAGGCGAACCGTTTGGGACGGCCGTCGTCCTCGCGCGGCTCGTTGCCCTCGGGGGCGGTCTCCTCGGGGGAGCCGGACTCGGAGGCGTCGGTCCCGGAGGCGTCGGTCCCGGAGGCATCGGTCCCAGGGAGACCTGTTGCGGGGAGACCTGTTGCGGGGAGACCTGTTGCGGGGAGACCTGTTGCGGGGAGACCTGTTGCGGAGGAGTCGGCCGCGGAGACGTCGGCTGCGGAGGTGTCCGCCGCGGGCGTCTCCTCCCACTCCCCCAGGCGCTCCTTCTCCTGGAGGTAGCGGCGGAACCTGCGGCCGATCACCTCGTGCATCGACCGGACGTCGTCCTGGCCCT includes the following:
- a CDS encoding PH domain-containing protein, whose protein sequence is MTAGEGAPRLRPPANSLDRRAVGWWRAQWLLLTAAPLVPLGVLAALISPARPWLLLSAAVTAGLGVCCAVVLPRWWFHTHRWEVTEDAVYVRTGLLLQEWRIAPMSRIQTVDTVRGPLEQLFGLATLTVTTASAKGAVRIAGLGHEPAAALAERLTRITRDTPGDAT
- the pgi gene encoding glucose-6-phosphate isomerase, which encodes MNAQSRTKLNQTPEWAALGKHREELGGTHLRELFAENADRGAAYTLRVGDLHIDYSKQLVTDETLRLLRDLAAATGVAELRDAMFRGDKINTTEDRAVLHTALRAPRDAVIEVDGENVVPAVHAVLDKMAGFADRVRSGEWTGHTGRPIKNIVNIGIGGSDLGPAMAYEVLRSFTDRSLTLRFVSNVDGADLHEAVRDLDAAETLFVIASKTFTTIETITNATSARDWLLTELKAGQDAVAKHFVALSTNAEKVSDFGIDTANMFEFWDWVGGRYSYDSAIGLSLMIAIGPDRFREMLDGFHLVDEHFRTAPAEENAPLLLGLLGVWYGQFFDAQAHAVLPYSHYLSKFTAYLQQLDMESNGKSVDRDGNPVEWQTGPVVWGTPGTNGQHAYYQLIHQGTKVIPADFIGFAAPVTDLLPGLIAQHDLLMANFFAQTQALAFGKTPEEVRAEGVPEELVPHKTFQGNHPTTTILAEKLTPSVLGQLIALYEHKVFVQGAIWNIDSFDQWGVELGKVLAKKIEPVLTEGTGGEQLDSSTAALVATYRSLRGR
- a CDS encoding RNA polymerase-binding protein RbpA, yielding MASGNAIRGSRVGAGPMGEAERGESAPRLRISFWCSNGHETQPSFAHDAQVPETWDCPRCGFPAGQDKDSPPDPPRTEPYKTHLAYVRERRSDADGEAILAEALAKLRGEI
- the secG gene encoding preprotein translocase subunit SecG, with amino-acid sequence MILAFEIALIVFSLLLMLLVLMHKGKGGGLSDMFGGGMQSSVGGSSVAERNLDRITVVVGLCWFASIVALGLLIKLDS
- the tpiA gene encoding triose-phosphate isomerase, with the protein product MSTRTPLMAGNWKMNLNHLEAIAHVQKLAFALADKDYDAVEVAVLPPFTDLRSVQTLVDGDKLKIKYGAQDISAQDSGAYTGEISGSMLAKLKCAYVAVGHSERRQYHGENDEICNAKVKAAFKHGLTPILCVGEGLDIRKAGDQVSYTLAQLDGALKDVPAEQAESIVIAYEPVWAIGTGEVATPEDAQEVCGAIRRRLAELYSQELADAVRIQYGGSVKSGNVAAIMAQPDVDGALVGGAALDADEFVKIVRFRDQ
- the pgk gene encoding phosphoglycerate kinase — its product is MKTIDELLAEGVAGKRVFVRADLNVPLDGTTITDDGRIRAVQPTVAKLAEAGARVIVASHLGRPKGAPDPAFSLAPAAARLGELLGTEVAFATDTVGESATATVAALTDGQVAVVENLRFNAGETSKDDAERGAFADQLATLADVYVGDGFGAVHRKHASVFDLPARLPHFAGYLIATEVGVLKKLTSDVKRPYAVVLGGAKVSDKLGVIDHLLEKADRILIGGGMAYTFLKAQGHEVGISLLQEDQVPKVQEYLKRADERGVEFVLPVDVLVSSEFPDLKTKAPANPTVVASDAIPADQEGLDIGPETRKLYAAKLADAATVFWNGPMGVFEHPDYAEGTRAVAQALVDSPAFSVVGGGDSAAAVRILGFDENAFGHISTGGGASLEYLEGKSLPGLAALEN
- the gap gene encoding type I glyceraldehyde-3-phosphate dehydrogenase gives rise to the protein MTIRVGINGFGRIGRNYFRALLEQGADIEIVAVNDLGDTATTAHLLKYDTILGRLKAEVSHTADTITVDGHTIKVLSERNPADIPWGQLGVDIVIESTGIFTKKADAEKHIAGGAKKVLISAPAKDEDITIVMGVNQDKYDAANHHVISNASCTTNCVAPMAKVLDENFGIVKGLMTTVHAYTNDQRILDFPHSDLRRARAAAENIIPTTTGAAKATALVLPQLKGKLDGIAMRVPVPTGSATDLVVELQREVTKDEVNAAFKKAADDGDLKGYLAYTEDPIVSSDIVSDPASCTFDSSLTMVQEGKTVKILGWYDNEWGYSNRLVDLTVFVGGQL
- the whiA gene encoding DNA-binding protein WhiA, with protein sequence MAMTPAVKDEISRLPVTRTCCRKAEVSAILRFAGGLHLVSGRIVIEAELDTAMAARRLKRDILEIFGHASELIVMAPGGLRRGSRYVVRVVAGGDQLARQTGLVDGRGRPIRGLPPQVVSGATCDAEAAWRGAFLAHGSLTEPGRSSSLEVTCPGPEAALALVGAARRLSIAAKAREVRGVDRVVVRDGDAIGALLTRLGAHESVLAWEERRMRREVRATANRLANFDDANLRRSARAAVAAGARVGRALEILGEEVPEHLAAAGRLRMEHKQASLEELGALADPPLTKDAVAGRIRRLLAMADKRAQDLGIPGTESTLSEEMADGLVG
- the yvcK gene encoding uridine diphosphate-N-acetylglucosamine-binding protein YvcK; protein product: MTSVNLRLRRLSRAGSLRSGRRRGGPPKVVALGGGHGLSASLAALRRITGDLTAVVTVADDGGSSGRLRDEFGVLPPGDLRKALAALCGDDDWGQTWARVTQHRFESRGDLHGHAVGNLLIVALWEQLGDHVQALDLVGTLLGAHGRVLPMSAVPLELQAQVRGHEPERPDEIVTVRGQATVALTPGEVQSVQVVPHAPPAVPEAVEAVLDADWVVLGPGSWFSSVIPHLLVPDLLDALVATKARKVLSLNLAPQPGETDGFSPQRHLEVLGRHAPKLALDVVLADEAAVPDRESLADAAKRLGAAVELAPVASPDGVPIHDPELLAAAYDRIFRMHGRIGPWR
- the rapZ gene encoding RNase adapter RapZ — encoded protein: MTDHEHRHAEPTQPDPDRTNGAHVSTGTTNETGDAVPTAIPELVIISGMSGAGRSTAAKCLEDLGWFVVDNLPPALIPTMVELGARSQGNVARIAVVVDVRGRRFFDNLRESLADLETKHVTRRIVFLESSDDALVRRFESVRRPHPLQGDGRIVDGIAAERDLLRELRGDADLVIDTSSLNVHELRAKMDAQFAGDQEPELRATVMSFGYKYGLPVDADLVVDCRFLPNPHWVPELRPFTGLNEEVSAYVFDQPGAKEFLNQYTELLQLVAAGYRREGKRYVTIAVGCTGGKHRSVAMSEKLSARLAAEGIETVLVHRDMGRE